The sequence aatacaaatgGGTAAATTTCAGGAAAAAATGATAATCAAACATCAGACTTTTTTTTCATGGACTTAGGCTAGATAATCATGAACCTTTGTCCTAATAACTGTCCTTAATAGCTGACCTCAACTGGTCAACCAGATAAAGTAGGTTTCCTGTTCTTGCCAAAAAGTATGTGGGTGCTCCTTCGCTGAGAAGCTTTGTCTCAATCTTTGAGAATCAAAAGGCAGAGACAGAAAGTTCCGTTTAAGAAGGAATATGTGGCACCTGGTGCAGCTCTTGTCAGGCAGTGTGACAAACGGTAGTCGGAAGTATTAAACGTTGTGCCATCATCAAAAATTCTATTGATTGAAAGGACAAAATAACTTTTTGGACTCGTTCCCTTTTCATCAACTTGTACAAACTATTTAAatcatgtaggcctactttagcGTTAAAATTGTGTTGTTCAGTTTTGGTTATCAACATCAGTcccaaatgtaaacaaatctaaACATGCAGTGCTCCTTACCACCTCAATACTGTGACACCACCCCGCCTTTTTAAGATGTGTTTGTAAACATATTATAGGCCATCACAACTAAAACTACTCCGCAGCACTAGGTACACTGCATATAATTAATTGATCTGGCTAGGTTCTTCACGACACATTAAGATTTTCGGTGACTGAATTCAAATTACCGACCACATCTTACAGTAGTAGTCAAACGATCAAGCTAGCCGAGTCAGCACGATAAAGCTTGATCTCAGTCTAACCGAGTAGCGTCCAGTACCTAGCCAATATGACATGTAAACATGTCGTGAATGGATAGTTGAAAACCCAACTTACGGGAAATAACAAGGATACTGAAGTGCTTACGTCAACTTGGAGGAAAAGTTAAAATAATCAAATGCAAGCTTGCTACAGTTGCGCCGAGCACAAAGATGGCGGTGGACCGTGAAGGATCCTGGTGCAATGCCGCTCAATGAATGACTCAATCCAGCTGTTTGCAGAACTGTTGTTTACAGCTACTGTGGCAAGCGGCATGCAAAATGTATCCGCTACCATTTGTTTTGTCCCAGCTACTTAGTAAAACTACACAAGGGTAGTGCTAGACACCCATTTCACTAGTGACAAGCTTCATAATTGAAAAGAATGACTAATGCTGGCTTTAGCTAATAGGCTGTACTAATAACAATTGTTCCGGCGACAGGATATTCGTTTTAGTAACATTATACACCAGATCAGTCTCTGACACTACTTGCGTGCATTTGCTAACAATAGCTAGTAGCTACCTGTCCAAATAACAACATTCCCCTGAATAAGTTCCCTGTCGGTGGATGGGGAATAGCTTGCCTAGCTAACAGCTACTTAGAAAGCAAGCTAGCTGTGCTAGAACACCCGGCTAGATTCAAAGAAGAAATGCTGCAAGATAGCTAGCAGATAGCTATGGTCATACCAGTCATACCAGTTCAATATATTTTATGCCAAACCTCCATATCTTATCGGTATCCACATGCAATGTATTGAATAGTACCTGTCAAGAGGTGGGTTAATGGCCGTTTCCATCAGGATGGATTCGGATTTTTAGTTTGTTCCAATATTTCCACTGTTGTGTTTACGTTCGTACAGACTTCAACACGAAAGCAGTGAAATGGCGCCGATCAGCTTCCGTCGGTTGCTTTATAAACCTACCATGTGGCATTCCTTGCATTTCCTGTAGGCTGTCAACCAATCCTGATAGTTCATTGGCTACATAAAATATTTTTCAACGCGGAATACAAGCCTTAACTCAACTGCCTAGAACACCCTTTACTTGATCATACAATTTGGCATATACCTTATTATAATGCTGCAAGATGAGCTTCCCACTAAAGTAGCTACAAGAATAAACGCAATATTTGCTTTCTCGACGAACTCAAGTTATTTACCACTTCGATATTGGTAGATTCGTTTAAAAAAGCGACACACGTTAAAAGTAAGGACGTAAATGTTTAAACGATCCATGTTAGCTAGATACATCATCTAGCTAGTAATGCTTCAATCCTGTATGCATTGACATATGGTTAGACTACAAAGAGTTACCATTTTCTTCTGCCATCATATTTCGCTTACACGTACAAGCACTCAAATAGTTATCCGATAAATCACGTGACTAAAACGCAAAGCACGACACACTGGACAGTCTCAACACCAAACCAGGTGGTGGCAGTCGTGTCAAACGTCTCAAGAGGGGGCGTGCATGTCAGTGCTGAATAAATAACAGACTACTAGATTGCTAAATACATAGTAGACTAATAATAAGCACTAGAATCCTCACAATATATCTATTAGTTTGGAAAGTAAAAGTGACAACCTCGAGACTTTTCCCGCCTTAGACAATTGCTTATTTTGTTGTTATGCAACCAAATATAACGTTTTCAAAAAGCTCATAAAGAAAATGTTAGAAATGTTTATTTGAAACACAAATGTAGATAAAAAGGGGAATCATCTTAAAAGTAAATGGAATCACACTTATTTACAATCAGTGTTTAGGAAATATAAACTTTGCAGCCAACAcaaattgaaaaataaatgCATTTTGGGATTTAAATACTTTATAAAATTATATAATTTAGCAAGATGTTGTCCAGGTTTTTCTTCTGATGTACAGTATGTTATGCAGCTGACGGAGTTGCAACAATTTGATGATGATTTGAAATTATATAGATATGGAGCAATATAACTTGAAACTAGAAATTggatttgaaaaagaaaaatcaaCAAAAGACTTGAGTGTCTAAGAATTTCCAATTTCCATCCCCTCTTCTTTACGCTGAAAGCCAATGTTCTGTTTCCTCACCAATTCTGCATAGAACCCACCATTCTTCATGAGTTCATCATGGCTCCCTTCTTCATAGACTTCTCCCTCCTTGAGAACAACAATATGGCTGGCTTTCTCCACTGAGCTCATCTTATGGGCAATCAATAGCACTGTACAACGATTACTGTCCTTCAGCAGGGCTTGGTGCACCTaggcagaaagaaaaaaacagtaATGTGACAGTTTTGTTATGTAATCTTCAATAAGAAAGCGATGTGACAATGTAAAGAGTATTATGCCACAATACACAGTTTATAAGACTACATTAAAATGAATACTTTACCATGTGCTCGCTTTCGGTGTCCAGGTTACTGGTGGCGTCATCCAGCACCAGTACCCGAGGTTGTCTTATCAGAGCTCTGGCAATGGCAATTCGCTGCTTCTGTCCCCCTGACACctgtccccccttctccccagcaTCTGAGGAAGTACATCTATGAGTGCCCAAGCAAGTCCATTGTCCTTGTTTCTATCAGTGGTAAGTTGGTAAATTCAAATTAGCAAATGAATGAGGTTTGGGAACTAACCTGTGTCATAGCCATTGGGCAGTTCAGAAATGAATTTGTGGGCATTGGCTCGCTCTGCAGCACGGTGCATGTCTTCATCCGTCATGTCCTCACATCCATATTTGATGTTCTCTTTGACAGAACGGGCAAACAGCACTGGCTCTTGACTCACCACGCTGATCTGAGATGAGAAGGAGACATAAGTGAAATGATTGATGTTCTAAAGCATGGCCCATTCTCAGATAAAACACAGATCGGTTACTAGCTACTTACTAGTTACTAGTAGCGCAGGTGCTTGTAAAAATGGTTCACAAGAAAAAAACAGTGGATGGCTCACACCTACACTGCAGACTTTGATCAATTTCCATACATGTACATCATAATGTAGTACACTATAGCTCACTTGAGAAGTATGTATCATTGTTTGACTACAGTTTAAAGCCTATAAAGACACATACCTTGTCATGTAAGTACTGGTCATTGTAGCTGTTTAGTGGCTCTCCATCTAGCAGAATCATTCCTTCCTGGGGTTGGTAAAACCTTTCCAGAAGACTGACACAGGTGCTTTTTCCTGCACCAGACAGACCCACCAGAGCAGTAATCTTGCCTGGTTTCAGCTCCAGAGACAGATTCTGAGATAGATATTAGAGATagaagagcgagagaaagagggagagagacacagatggaAAGGGTTCCAGAATGAAGTTATTGGAGGAATTGTTTTGAGTTATGAATTGAAAAGTGTTTCAACACAACATTATAATGAGTCTTTAAACATAGACACCTTGAGtgtcgttttgtcatttttttctttgtctttgtcaGAATAAGCAAATGTGACGTTCTTGAATTCCACATGGCCCTTAAGTGTTTTGGGGGCCAAAGACCCTTCTGGAGGAACTTGGGGCTTTCTGTCCATGTACTCAAATATCTCCTCAGATGCACCAATTGCTTGCTTCACGTGTGGATAGTATGACATCAAAACCTAGAGAATTTAGGTTAAAGGTTAAGTTCAAGTTAAACATAATGACTTCAAGAGAGATATAAACGATTAAACGTCATAGCCATACCTCCACAGCAGAAGAAAACTGGAGCTCATACAGAACGAAAGACACCAAGTTCCCACTGCTTACGTCCCCTCTCGTTACCAGCATTCCACCATAGTACAGGATACTGACTTTAAGTGCCAGGCTAGACATCTGGACACATACATTTTTGGGAAAGAGAAAACGCTTCCCATTAATATTTCTTATAATGCAACATACAAGTTCCCttaacacgcatgcacacacacacaaaaacacccacAGTATATCGTTTATATTTGTTCAGTGAAAAAATAAAGTAACCTTGCAAGCGGAGACTCACACTATTGGTCCAGGTGGAAGCTGCATAGGCAGCAGCTTCCTTTTTGTTGAGAGCGTACGTGTCCTCCAAGCTTTTTTTGTATCTTTCTGTTTCCCCTTCCTCATTGGCAAAGCTCCTCACTGTCTTGATGGATGAGAATGTTTCAGTGGCAACATGATTGGCCTTGGCTAGAGACTCTTGAACCTTTTTGGAAAGTGCCTGAAGCAAAAACAAGATACACATCAAGGTTATGATGCAGCTGAGTAATTTATTCTGATCCTGATAGACAGTATGAGAGGTGCATCCCATTGTTTCTCTTTGATATTTTTCAACAAGTACGCATTGGACATAAAATTTGGCATCAAATCCCCGTACCTGGTGGAACTTTCCTGATATCTTTGGAATGACAAGGATGATGGGGAGTCCCATGGCAGTGAAAAGGGACAGCTTCCAGGAGAGATTGAGCATGAAGCCAAAGAGGAAAATAATCCGGGCAAAATACCACATAAGCAAGCTCAATTTCTCACTCAAAGATTCACTCATCGTGTTCGTGTCCGTGGTGATGCGTGACACTATCACACCTAAAACACAGATTGGAGGGAGTTAGTGTTCCACTTCACAAGAGCGTACAATTTTTCTTAGCAATTCTTTTGTTTGACATTCCTACATGACATTGTGAAACCTTTTTTTAAAAATACTCtaaaaatacatgtaaaaaaGTGGTGCGAAAAATGCTACTCACCTGTTTTATTACTATCAAAGAATGCAATCTCTTGTTTTAGAACAGACTGAAAGACCAAGCCCTGGATAGAGGTGTGTATAAGGCTCATGGTGATATTGTAGATGaggtcacacacaaactcacaaacgGCACTGTAAGGCAAAGACCAGTGTATTACTTCTATATAATGACAAGAAGTGAATGAATAATGATAAACATGGATGAACATGAATGTTACTACATTAttaaactgtagcctactataataaaaataataatttcaagAGGAAGCTTACCTGGAGATGGTGATGACTGTCATAATTGTGATGGCATAAGAAAAGGCTTCAGGCTCATCTTTATTCATAATCCAGTCTGTCATACGGCCAGTGTAATGGGGAATCGCCATCTCACCTTAAAGACAAAGATGAACAGTCGTACTCTCAGATCTGGTTTCCCCTGACAAAGTTGACAGTCTTTACTAGACTAAGTAGAGAATTATTACCAAGTGACGAGACGACCACAAGAAAGAGCACCCCTCCAAAACGTATCACGTAGGGCTTCATGTATCCCAGCAGCCTCTGCAGCGAGGACCCAGTCTTTTCAGGTTCCTTAGTGATCTTACTGGATCGAGTCGGGATGTAGCGCGTCCAATATAACCAGGCCACAACTGTCACGCCATAGCTCTGTAAAAGCTGCCCAACAAAGATTTTGTTTTAGTTTCTTTATCAAAAGCATTGGTTGTTCATTTTCACACTGGTTATTACTCTCTGATTAATAATGCAAAATAATACATATAACACAAAATGTTAGACGACTTTAGGTGTACTGTCTTATCTTAATTGTATATGGTTACAAACAGCAGTGAAATTATAAACAATAGCAAACTTGTATTTACCCCCTGCCATGAATGCCATCCCCATAGCTGATCCAGGGTGGAAACTCCAAATGTCCAGAGAAGGCTAATGTAGACTGGGTAGAGGGAGCAAAGTACTCCTATAGTCTGGACTCCCTCCAGGCTGCTCATCCATGGTAGGGTCCCAGGGTAGGTAGCggtgagaaagaggaagaggcaggCACGGAGAAGACCTCCACCCCACAGGGTGATGAAGGGGTgcgggaggaggagtggggaaaGGTGGCACATACCGATCGCCCTCACCGCACACATATCCACAAACAGATACAGGACTGGCGAGAACATACTCATTTTCTGCATCCCAACTGTTTCTACATTAAGAAAGAAGGGAAAATTATCAAATGACCAGAGAACAATGAGATAGCTTGAAAACTAACTACTTTCACTTTCACATTTGACACTAACTGTACCAGTAGAACAGTGATTGTGGTTATCAAAGTATTACATTAACTCTAAGAATGTATCTATAATGTTGAAAACGACGTCATTTACAATCGGCCTATGTATTTCGTAGGTTAGCTACTCTAGCTACCGTGAGATTTGAATCCAAGTTTACCTGTGTTTTTGTACACTCAACCTTGAGCTACCGGAATATGGATTATCTTCCAGAGTTCAAATCTTCCATGCAAATACTTCAGAATTGGCTTTAATctgcacctaaataaaaaataaggtGCTGCGGCTGCCTTTCAAAGGGCTGTGTTGTATCGAACTAAAACCGAAAGTAGCTGCTTTTCCAAGTGGAAAGTATAGCCTATATAGCCTACCCGACCCTTTAACAAAAGTCCCAACTATAATTAGCCTAGTATTGCATTAATTTTATAGTTCCACTTACATTCGAGTATGGAGATTAAGGTTTTACATCAGTATAACCCACATTTAATTTTAACATCCAGAAATGTATACATTGTGTCAAATGAAAATGAACACGTTTGAACTTCCTTGTGAACAAGGGTGACATCGTGTGACATTTTTGGAAACTGCGTCTTCAATTTTGACGTTTTTGTCAGGGGACGTTTTTATTTGCTTGAAGACGATGTAGATGTTTGAGGTTATGGTACCATATTGCATTGCAGGGTTCAACTTCAAAGAGACCGACTCTATCTGTAAAGGAATACAACTAAGgtgttttttacttttttttataaGCTTTACTATTattggctgggtttcccagattcgttaagaagctcttgacAATAAgtgcttcttaggagcgttctaagagcgttatAGAGCGTTCTtggaacgctcttaagaagctcttagcgttgagagcttcttaacgaatctgggaaacccggccttattattatttatcGTTTATTTGCTAATTTTTATTAACTATTGTAACTTTTAGAAACAGATGTTCATCCTCTTGATGCAATTTCCCCCAAATAAGGAAACCATTTTGACGACGAGAACAGCAGACAAAGCTTTTGTTGTGTCGACACCTGCTGTGAGTCCAGAGGTAGCCTATGAAGTGACCATGTTAGGTGCCCTCTTAAAGTTTCCTGTTCTTTATGTCGTCCTTTCATTATCTTTCAGACAGATAACGTATGACGCAAGAGTTTAGCACATGGGAACTAAAGTACAAAACTAAAATCTATACCTACTGAGAGCAGCATTGGCCTACCTCGTAATGTCAAGCACACCACATTGCCATAGATTATTTTAAATTCTGTTATGTTGCCTGCTCATGTTTGTAGTGTATTGTGGAattacatttttgaaaaaatatgtaaaattgTGGGCAAATGCCCTTTTAATTAATTTGCGAACAACATAAAGGCatgctattttttttttttttaaatgtcaccATTTGAACCATGCCATCACAGCCCTAAACATTACAATAataggcacacacacccacacccagcaactcccccacccacctccacacacacacatatacacacacaaaacacacacatcccgcTTCTATTCTTCTCCACACAGTGGCAGGAAGTTCTCCCGATATCCGCAGTGCTTCTGAAAAAAGATTTAGAGAGAAAATTGTGGCAGATATTTGCAAAGGTTGGGGGCTGTTCAACAGACTGTTCACACGGTCCAATCTTCAACACAATCAGGAACATAGCAAGACCACAACTTAACAGGAAAAGACCAAGAGTGATACCCCCAAAAAGTTCCCATGCTGGTGAACCTAAAAACTGTTGTGGGACCAAGTTACTGGATTAAACTGTTAAGTGGCTgctaggaagagagagaagagtatcTCTTGAGTCTCTAGGAACATACTGGAACATCACTGGCCCAAGGATGCTAGTGCTGTGGATGGCCATTCTGCTGGCTTTAATCAGGATGTGTGCAGGTGAGTATTAAATCCATCTGATAAAATGTTTGACAGATGTGAGATGGAGGAATTTTAtcctcaaaagaaaaaaaatctccaaTTCGTATTCATCgtcttctctcttctcatcgTCTATCTGGTCTCCAATGCCTAATCGACCTGTTGCATAAAATTACATTATATCTATTGAACTTTCCATATACTATACACATTAGACACaaattatttgtacattatatGGCAATTATTTGAAAAGAGTATTTGAAGTAAACAATTGTCTGTCTGAATGTCCTTTCCTTTTAAACAAAACAGCTGAAGGGCAAATAATGGTGCAAATGAAAAATTCTGGTTAGAATCAGGATGACTAATTTGATAGTGTTAAGTAGGACTAATgtgaaatgtacattttttatatttgttgaCAGTTGTTTAGTGTCAGttgtttccatgtatttcatacTTTTTGTTCTGATGTTCTATTGTAACATGCAGACTCAGAACCATTTAATTATCATGGTTTTAATGTGACCTTCGTGAAGGGCCTATCTTTTAAATGAACAGAATGGCTTTTATAAGTAGTCTTAGACTAAGCTACAATATGTTTGATTCCAGCTCCATTGTGCAATCTGTCAGTGTTATGATTTCATTGTGAGGAATACACCTGCCAAACCCATTGTCCCTCTCCATTAAATTCCTCATCACCATGGCAATAACCTTCAACCTCCATCGCTTTCCAGTTCACGCCATTTCCTGTTACTATTCGCTTCTCCTGGAAACTTCCTGTTTGTTACAGGCTTATTTCCTGCTCTCTTAACAGTTTATGCAAAAGGATACCGTTTTCATGGCTTTAGCTTTGTCTACACGTTTTAATGAATGCTTGCTGATACATTACCACGTATAATAATGTGGCTATGAGGAAACTAAATGTGCATGCAGCACCAATTTACAAACTTTGGGAATTTAAAAACGCGATGTCACCCACAGCAGCATCACCTGGAGACCCATGGGGCCAGTGTCCCACCACCAGACAGTGCAAGGCCAAGTTTGCAGACGGATCATGTGACAAGGAGTGCACAGAACCTGAGTGTCTGATGGATGGCTTTGACTGTCTGAAGGACCAAGGCCAATGCAAGTAAGATACTCTTAACTCATTCTCTCTCAAAATGGATTCCTTGAACTGCTTGTGATGAAATCCCTATGATACTATTGACCTTAAAATTGCCTTTCTTGGCATTTTTGTGTGCCCTCCCAGTCCAGGCCATATCCAGTATTGCCGCGACCACTATGCCAACCAACActgtgagcagggctgtgacaGCGCCCCCTGTGGCTGGGACGGGAGTGATTGCTTTAGACACCAGAGCCCTAAGTGGGCTAAAGGCACCCTTGTGCTCCACACGCGGGTCCCGTTGCAACATGGCACCTTCTCCAACAGCTCCTTTCTGTGGGCTCTCAGTATTCTGCTTAAAACCTCCCTTAAACTGCGAGGCTCAATGTCCCTTGACTCCAGCAAGGACCTCCTGAACTTTGACCCCCAGCATCTTGCTGAACTGTTGGCGCAAGTCGCGTCAAATGATGCAAATGGGTAGGtatatacaaaaacacacaaaaaaaaacgatttttgTGAAAGCCCGAGCACTGCCACACTCCACTAACGCAGATTATAATCTACTATATGAATCATAAGAATCCAAAAATCAAGCAGGGCATAATGATAGCCCTCCTTCCCATTTCAATAACGCTCCCCACCTCCTACTCCAACAGATCTGTGTTATTCCTCCAAGTGGACAACAGGCCGTGCTCCCGCCATGCTCCCGCTACCTGTTTCTTGCACGCCACAGAAGCAGCCAGTTTTCTGCgcgctgtgatgtcactgaacCGTGcgtccctccccttccccccagacctccaggcCATTGTAAGTGTGAGGGGGCTCCGAGAGGAaataggaggaagggaggaggacaaGGTTGAACAGGAAACTGGTAGGTCTTTGTGTGCTGTTGTTACAGGAATTAGAACGTCTAGGAAATTTGATTTGGATCAACAGTACACTTACATTAGAAAAATTCAGATAAAACAATGTTTGCAAGAGAGACATTGCAAAGATCTCTCCTAATCACCTCTGTTCTCCCCACTTGTCCAGTAGAAGCTACACCCTCATGGCTGTGGGCTGTGATCGGTGTTGCGGTAGGTCTGACGCTGGCATTGGCCTTGGCGGTTGTCTTGGTGACCAGAAAGGTAAGAAGGAGTcgaacagagagggaggtgggagagagggtgaggcacaGATCCACCGTCACCGACAACAGTGAGGGCGGGGCCAAAACTTGGGCACAGCACACACCTCATCGTGAGCGAAGGGGCAGAgcggggagggagaaagacaggaacgggatgaagaagaagaagaaagctaaggaggcagagaagaagagaaggagggagccgTTGGGGGAGGACGCCATTCGAATGCGGTAAGCAAATGTGGAGATCAAATCTAATCAGTCTCAATTCACACTGAATCTCGCTCAGTGAGTGTTTAATTTATATATTACCTAACATGACACACTGTACACTCTTCTTTCAGACCACTCAAAAGGAACCTGGACATTGGCAGTGACACTGACTTTACCCAGAGTTCCATGGAGGACATCAATGCCAGATGTTCCACACGCCAGGAGGATCCTTCTATCTGTGATCACAGAAGCATGGAGCAGAAACACTTCAGGGTCACTCCCAGCCAATCACAAAGCCCTAGGCCTATACAACGTATAAACATTTCCTGTTTATAGTGAATGTATCAATAGACTATTCATTTCATCCCCCTGTATTCCTTCAATGGTATGCATTACGGCATGATGTCATCATATATTTCAGCTCCTCcaagaggatgggagagaaatGCTGTCCCTCCACTTCTGAGTCCTCCCAATCAGGTGAGCTCTCCAGTCTTACCCAGTCTTGATACTTATCCTACGTGAGTACAACTTTGGAATAGTGTTACAGACTAGGTTGGGCATGTATcttttagaatcagaatcaggcaTGTATcttttagaatcagaatcagaatcaggcaTGTATcttttagaatcagaatcagaataaagGTGGCTTGTGCGTAGTGCAATAGGTGTCAGATGGACTTAAAAATTGTAAATTTTACCAATACCTGGCCTATTGTTAGAGTTAAGGTACTCGACATTCACTGTGGATACGCCTTTACCAGTCAGCTCCTGTCCAGTGGTGTGGTCCTGATGGGTCGGTGGTCCTTATTCGGGCAGTGCGGAGTGGTCTCGATCGAGTGGTCCTTGAGCTGCTGCGGGCTGGGGTGCCGGTTAACAACACGGACCATACTGGTAATGCCTTCCCCACAACATTGTATAATGATAACACAAAATCGCAATCTCCCCATGTATAGAGAGGACGACTCATTTACTGCATCCATTCACACAAGATGACAGATATCCCAGATGAGTcaacatatacagtatacagagTATAATATTGTGTCATGGAAGCGTTAATGTGCTTTTGAGAAGTCGTACATTGTAAGACTGCTCTATACTTTGACACTTAAGGGGATGAGTAACTGGTGTAACTTACCCATCTCTCTCACATCCCTTCTTGTGTCCCGTCTTTTCTCttccctcttcttccatctcttcAGCACCCCTGCTGCCCCTTTCTGATGCAGAACAAAGTTAATGAGTGCTGAGGCAGTGTGGATGTACCATATTAACCCCGctcgcttccccccccccc comes from Hypomesus transpacificus isolate Combined female chromosome 2, fHypTra1, whole genome shotgun sequence and encodes:
- the tap1 gene encoding antigen peptide transporter 1 codes for the protein MQKMSMFSPVLYLFVDMCAVRAIGMCHLSPLLLPHPFITLWGGGLLRACLFLFLTATYPGTLPWMSSLEGVQTIGVLCSLYPVYISLLWTFGVSTLDQLWGWHSWQGLLQSYGVTVVAWLYWTRYIPTRSSKITKEPEKTGSSLQRLLGYMKPYVIRFGGVLFLVVVSSLGEMAIPHYTGRMTDWIMNKDEPEAFSYAITIMTVITISSAVCEFVCDLIYNITMSLIHTSIQGLVFQSVLKQEIAFFDSNKTGVIVSRITTDTNTMSESLSEKLSLLMWYFARIIFLFGFMLNLSWKLSLFTAMGLPIILVIPKISGKFHQALSKKVQESLAKANHVATETFSSIKTVRSFANEEGETERYKKSLEDTYALNKKEAAAYAASTWTNSMSSLALKVSILYYGGMLVTRGDVSSGNLVSFVLYELQFSSAVEVLMSYYPHVKQAIGASEEIFEYMDRKPQVPPEGSLAPKTLKGHVEFKNVTFAYSDKDKEKNDKTTLKNLSLELKPGKITALVGLSGAGKSTCVSLLERFYQPQEGMILLDGEPLNSYNDQYLHDKISVVSQEPVLFARSVKENIKYGCEDMTDEDMHRAAERANAHKFISELPNGYDTDAGEKGGQVSGGQKQRIAIARALIRQPRVLVLDDATSNLDTESEHMVHQALLKDSNRCTVLLIAHKMSSVEKASHIVVLKEGEVYEEGSHDELMKNGGFYAELVRKQNIGFQRKEEGMEIGNS